A portion of the Dioscorea cayenensis subsp. rotundata cultivar TDr96_F1 unplaced genomic scaffold, TDr96_F1_v2_PseudoChromosome.rev07_lg8_w22 25.fasta BLBR01001772.1, whole genome shotgun sequence genome contains these proteins:
- the LOC120256975 gene encoding transcription factor bHLH25-like, producing the protein MAERKRREKLNQRFIELSGLIPGLKKLDKASLIEDAINYIKELEKKLNMKRTSSNSANYQNESLSRKTSPNIEVNMTKKNVLVKVHCEAGKGVLAKILEEIEKLHLVLSAVSTMPFTASCICVTITAKFEEGYSMNVNELMKKLSSSFINFL; encoded by the exons ATGGCGGagaggaagagaagagagaagctCAATCAACGGTTTATCGAACTTTCAGGACTCATCCCCGGCCTGAAAAAG CTTGACAAGGCATCTTTGATTGAAGACGCAATTAATTATATCAAAGAACTTGAAAAGAAGTTAAATATGAAAAGGACTAGTAGTAATTCCGCAAATTATCAGAATGAAAGTTTATCAAGAAAGACATCGCCAAACATCGAAGTAAATATGACCAAAAAGAATGTGTTAGTGAAGGTGCATTGCGAAGCCGGGAAAGGTGTACTCGCAAAGATACTCGAAGAAATAGAAAAACTACATCTTGTTCTCTCTGCAGTTAGCACAATGCCATTCACTGCAtcatgtatttgtgttactatCACAGCGAAG TTTGAAGAAGGGTATTCAATGAATGTGAATGAACTTATGAAGAAGTTGAGCTCATCATTCATCAATTTCTTGTAA